DNA from Krasilnikovia cinnamomea:
CGCCGCGAGCAGCTGGTCCGGGCCCGGGAGCTGCTGCTGGCGTACCGGGCTCCGCAGACGCCCGTGGTGGTGGGCCGCGACGTGGGTGGCCCGTCCGAGACGGTACGGGTGACCACGCTGGCCGAGCTGGATCCGGCCACGATCGACATGCGCTGCCTGCTCATCGTGGGGTCGTCGCAGACCCGCGCGTCCACCCGCCCCGATGGCACGGCCCTGGTCTTCACTCCCCGCCACTACCCGACCTGATTCCGGCTCCGCCTGCGTGCGGCCCGTCCCTTCGTTGAAGACTTCCGGTCAGCTCCTGACCGGAAGTGCTCAAGATCGGGGTGGCGGTGCGCGGCGACGGTCAGTTCGCGACGCGGGCGGTCAGCCAGGCGAGCGCCGCGGGGATCGTCGCGACGGTCTCCGTCGCGACGACGGGGTTCGTGCTGGTCGGCCCGCTGGGTAACGGCGGCCCGTGACCGGGGGGCGGTGGGCGGTCGATCATCACGACCGGGATGCCGCGTTCGCGGGCGGCGTCCAGTTTGGGTGCCGGTCCGCCGCTGTCCTTGGTGACCAGCACGTCGATCCGGTACCTGTCGAGCAGGGCCCGCTCACCCTCCACGGTGAACGGCCCCCGGTCCAGCACGACCTCCAGCCGGGGCGGGACAGGCGGCCGGGGTGGTTCCACCGACCGGGACAGGAACCAGCGCCCGCCGACTCCGGCGAACGCGGCGATGCTCTGCCGCCCGGTGGTGAGGAACACCCGCTGACCCAGGGCGGGCACCAGTTCGGCGGCGGCGGCCAGGGACGGCACCCGGTGCCAGTCGTCGCCGGGACGCGCCACGAATCCCGGACGGCGCAACACGAGCAGCGGCACCCCGGCCCGGGCGGCCGCGACCGTGGCGTGCGCCGACATGGTCGCCGCGAACGGATGCGTGGCGTCGACCACCGCACCGATCCGTTCGGACCTCAGGTAGGAGGTCAGCCCGTCGACGCCGCCGAACCCGCCGACGCGCAGCTCACCGGCTGGCAGCAGGGGCGCGCTGGTGCGCCCGGCCAGGGAGCTGGTGACGTGCAGTCCGGCCACGCCCGCGCAGGCGGCGGCCAGCGCGCGCCCCTCCGAGGTCCCCCCGAGAATCAACACCCGCAGCCCGGCGCCGAACAGCCCGCCGTCAGCGTCGGAGCCACCTCCAGAGTCATGGCGCCCAGCAAGGCCAGAGTCGCCTCCGGGGCCGTCACGCCCGGCAACGTCGGGGTCACCTCCGGGGCCGTCATGCCCGGCAACGTCGGGATCGCCCGCGTCAGGCCGGCTCAGGTCCGGCATCGGTCCGCGGAGTACAGGTGGCTGTCCGGGAACTGGGACGCGGTCAGCGCCGCACCCACCACGATCACCGCGGTCCGCCGGATGCCCGCCTCGGCCACCCGCCCGGCGATGTCCGCGAGGGTCCCCCGGACGATCAGCTCGTCCGGGCGGCTGGCCCGGGCCACGACCGCGACCGGACAGTCCGCGCCGTAGCTGCCGGTCAGCTCCGCGACCACCGCGTCGATGCGCTGCACGGCCAGGTGCAGCACCATCGTGGCGCGGCTGGCGCCCAGCGTGGTCAGATCCTCGCCGGGCGGCATCGCCGTGGCCCGTTCGGCGGTACGGGTGAGGATGACCGTCTGCGCGACCTCGGGGACCGTGAACTCGCGCCCGAGCGACGCGGCGGCCGCCGCGAACGCGGGCACCCCGGGCGTCACGTCGTAGGGCACCCCGGCCGCGTCGAGGCGGCGCATCTGCTCGGCCACCGCGCTGAACACCGACGGGTCGCCGGAGTGCAGCCGCGCCACGTCGTGCCCGTCGGCGTGCGCGGCGACCATCAGCGCCACGATCTCGTCGAGGCTCAGCCGCGCGGTGTCGACCAGTTCCGCCCCGGGCGGGCACGACGCCAGCAGTTCGGCGGGGACGAGGCTGCCCGCGTACAGGCAGACGGGTGCGGCGGCGATGAGCCGCTGCCCCCGTACGGTGATGAGGTCCGCGGCGCCGGGGCCGGCGCCGATGAAGTGCACCGTCACGGCTTGGTCACCGACCAGATCGTCACCGGCATCATCGCTCTCCATCCTGTGAAGCCACCGACCGGCGCGCCCCGGCTGACCGCGATCCTGCTCAGCTCGCCGCCGAGCCGGGTGTGCCAGGCGGCCAGCACCGCCTCGGACTCCACGGTGACCGCGTTCGCGACCAGGCGGCCGCCGCCGCGCAGGGCGGACAGGCAGGTGTCGAGCACGCCGTCGCGGGTCAGGCCACCGCCGATGAACACGGCGTCGGGGGCGTCCAGCCCGGCCAGCGCGTCCGGGGCGCGGCCGTGCACCACCCGCAGCGCGGGCACGCCGAGGGCCGCGGCGTTGGCGCGGACACGGGCGGCGCGCTCGGCGGCCGACTCGACCGCGACGGCCCGGCAGGAGCGATGCGTACGCATCCATTCGATGCCGATGCTGCCGGAGCCCGCGCCGACGTCCCAGAGCAGCTCGCCGGGTTGCGGGCCGAGCGCGGCGAGGGTGACCGCGCGGACCTCCCGCTTGGTGAGTTGCCCGTCGGTGTCGTACAGCTCGTCGGGCAGGCCGGGCACGCACGGTACGGGGCGGCCGGGCCCCCGGCAGTCGACCGCGATCACGTTGAGCGGGTCGGTGTCCGGGTGCGCCCAGTCCGCGGCGGTGCCGGTGACGGCGTGTTCGGTGGGGCCGCCGAGCTGGGACAGCACGGTGAGCGGGCTGTCGCCGTAGCCGCGCGCGGTGAGCAGCGCGGCCACCCGGGCGGGGGTGGCGCCGTCGCGGCTGAGCACGAGGATGCGCCGGCCGGGGTGCACGAGCGGGTGCAGTTCCTCGACGGGCGCGGTCACGAGGCTGAGCACGTCGGTGTCGGCCAGCGGCCAGCCGAGACGGGCGGCGGCCAGCGAGGCCGACGACGGGTGCGGCAGGACCCGGACGGCGTCCGGCCCGGCCAGCCGGACCAGGGTGGCGCCGATGCCGTGCCACATCGGGTCGCCGCTGGCCAGCACGCTGACGGCCTGTCCTCGGTGGTCGTCGAGCAGGCCGGGCAGGGCGGGCAGCAGCGGCGACGGCCACGGAACGCGTCGCGCGGCGACGGCCGGTGGCAGCAGCGCGAGCTGCCGGTCGCCGCCGAACACGACGTCGGCTCCGGTCAGCGCGGCCCGGGCCGGGCCGGTGAGGCCGTCCCAACCGTCCGCGCCGATCCCGACGACGGTCAGCGGGTGCGGTTCGGCGGTCACGGCCTGACGCTATCGCCCGCCAGCGGCGAACCGGCCCGCAGGGCTCGCGGAGCGCCCGCACGGGTCTCGCGCGGGAACGGTCCGGTATGCGACAGGATCCGGCGACGGGCCGCGGTGCGTGTGGTGGTCGGGGACATCATCCGCGACTGACCCGGGTTCGCGTCTTCCCGCCGTACGATTAGATCGATATCTTTCTATGCATGAAGCGCGCCCTCGCGGTCTTCACCCTGATCACGACGCTGGTCGCGGCGCCCCACCCCGCTGCGGCCGCCACCGTCGCCGCCGACGCGTCCTACCGGACGCTGAGCACGGCGCACCACCCGGACTGGATGCGTGCCGTGCCGGACGCGACCGGCCTGGCCGCGCTGTCGCTGCCCGGGACCCATGACACGATGGCGATCCACGGCGGCGGGCCGACGCAGACCCAGGAGGACTTCGGCGACAGCGGCGGCACCCTCACGGCCCAGCTGGCGGCCGGCATCCGCATGATCGACATCCGGGCCCGGGTGAACGGCGGCAACACGTTCACGATCCACCACGGCGCGGTGTACCAGCACGCGAACTTCGACGACGTGCTCGACAAGCTGGCCGCGTTTCTCGGCGCGCACCCGTCCGAGACCGTGGTCATGCGGCTCAAGCAGGAGTGCACGGGCGAGCTCGGCTCCTGCACGGACGCGCCCGGCCAGCTGAGCTTCCCGGACATCTTCGACCTGTACGCCGCGAAACGTCCCGCCCTGTTCTGGCAGCCCTCGATCCAGCGCGGCACCGCCGCGGCCACCCCCACGCTCGGGGCGATTCGCGGCAAACTCGTCCTCGCGGTGCTGCACGGTGCGTTCGGCGGACCGATCGAACATTACGGGCTTATCCAGTTCCTGGACTGGAACGGCACCTCGACCTACGTGCAGGACAACTACAACGTCCCGAACATCGGCGCCATCGCCACGAAGCGTGATCAGGTACGCCGCTTCCTGGACGCCACGGACGCCGGCGATCCGACCAAGATGTACGTGAACTTCACCAGCGGCGCGAGCGCGTTTGTGCAGCCCCAGTGGTGTGCGGGCGGCGCGCTGTGGGTGCCGGGGGTCAACCCGTTCCTGCTGGACTACCTGAACCAGGGGCACGTCACGCACCGCACCGGAATGGTCGTGATGGACTTCCCGGGCGGCGGCCTCATCGACCGGCTGATCAGGTTCAACCCGGGTTTTTCCGCGTCGGCTTGAGCCTTCGCGGCGCCCGCTGCGTACCAAAGCCCGACGGCCTCCGGTCGTCACGTCCGCCGCCGGGGGGTGGCAGACGCGAGACGACGACTGCTGGGCGGGTGAGAGGCGATGGCGCGGGTGCAGGGTGACGTCGCCGGCCGACAAGGGCCGGGGGCGTTCCAGACCTTCGAAGACCAGCGCAACCGTCGGCCGGAGCCGGTGGCGACGGCCCGCTTCCTGGCGCGGACCCAGCCGCGACAGGAGTACGCCCGCGGCGACATCATCGTCGAGGCGCCCACCGACCCCAGCGGCTGGCGCGGCACCGAGTCGGGCCCGGCCGTCCCGGTCGACGACCGGCCCCCGGCCGAGAGCGTCTCCGGCAACCGGCTGCTCACCATCATCCTGTTCTTCGCCGGGCTCGGCACCAGCGTCGCCCTGTGGGTCTTCAACACCCAGCCCGGCGCGATCAACGACACCGCCACCCTGCTGACGGCGGTCGGCCGGGTCACCGGCCTGATCGGCGGCTACCTGCTCTTCGTCCAGCTGTTGATGATGAGCCGGGTGTCCTGGCTGGAGGAGTGGGTCGGCGCCCGCGACCTGCTGCGCTGGCACCGCTGGCTCGGCACCTCACTCGTGGTCGCGGTGCTGGCGCACATCGTGTTCATCGTCTTCGGGTACGCCAAGGCCGCGCAGGCCGACGTCGTGAAGCAGGGCATCGACATCATCACCACGCTGCCCGACATGATCAGCGCCACGGTCGCCACCGTCCTGCTCGTGGTGATCAGCCTGCTGTCGATCCGCGCCGCCCGCACCAAGCTGCCGTACGAGCTGTGGCACCTCACCCACCTCGCCGCGTACCTCGTGCTGCTGCTCGGCTACGGCCACCAGGTGGCCACCGGCGCCGACCTCAGCGGCCAGTACGCGAAGATCTTCTGGCCCGGCCTCGGCGCGCTGGTCATCGCCGCGCTGATCTGGGGCCGCCTGGTCGAGCCGGTGTGGCTCAACGTGCGGCACCGCTTCGCGGTCGCCGAGGTGGTACCCGAGGGCGCCAACACCTTCTCGATCTACATCGACGGCAACAACCTGGACCGGCTGCCCGCCCAGGCCGGGCAGTTCATGCGCTGGCGGTTCCTGACCCGCAACGGCTGGTGGCAGTCCCACCCGTTCTCCCTGTCGGCCGCCCCGAACTCCGACTGGCTGCGGCTCACGGTCACCGTCGCCGGCGGCCACACCGCGCGGCTGGGCGACCTGGAGCCCGGCACCCCGGTCTGGGCGGAAGGCCCCTTCGGTACGTTCACCGCCCAGCACCGCACCCGGCGGCGGGCGCTGCTCATCGCGGGCGGCAGCGGCATCGCGCCGATCCGGGCGCTGCTGGAGGACATGCCGCCGGACACCATCGTCATCTACCGCGCCAGCCGCCCCGACGAGCTGGTGTTCCGCGAGGAGCTGGAGGACCTGGCCGAGCGGCGCGACGCCTGGGTCCGCTACATCGTCGGCTCCCGCTCCGACGCCGGCCCCCGCCGCCTGTTCACCCCGGAAGGGATGCTCGGCCTCGTTCCCGACGTCAACCGCCGGGACGTGTACCTGTGCGGCCCGCCCGGGCTCGTGAGCGCGGCCGTGAGCACCCTGCGCGAGCTCGACGTACCCGACAGCCAGATGCACCTCGACCCCTTCGAGTTCTGACGGAGACACCGATGCGACGTAGTACCGCAGCAGCCGTAGGCACCCTGACCGGCGCCGCCCTGATCATCGGCGTACGGCTCAGCGTGTCCGCGCCCGTAGTGACCGCCGCGCCACCCGCCGTCGACGTCGCCAACAACGACCTGGGCGCCGAACCCGAGCCCTCGAAGTCGTCCGGCAAGAAGAAGGAAAAGGAAGAGGGCGACGACAACTCGGGCACCGCGGGCGGGGAGAGCGGCCTGACCGACGGCACGTACAAGGGCAAGGCCGTCCGCAACCCGTACGGCACCGTGCAGGTCAGCATCAGGGTCACCGACGGGAAGATCAGCAAGACGGCGGTCACGTACCCGACCACCGGCGAGAGCGCCACCATCAACCCGGGCGCCGTGGCGCAGCTCAAGGAGCAGACTCTCCAGGCGCAGAGCGCCGACATCGACTCCGTCTCCGGCGCCACCATCACCAGCAAGTCGTACGTGGAGTCGCTGCAGGCCGCCCTCGACGAGGCGAACGCGTAGGGTCGACCGGGTGCGGCACGTCGAACATGTCATGGGCACCGTGGTCAGCATCGAGCTGGCCGACCAGCTGCCCGCCGACCGGCTCACCGCACTGATCGGCGACGCCTGCGACTGGTTGCACGAGGTGGACCGCCGGTTCACCACGTACGCCGACGACAGCGAGGTCATGCGGCTGCGCCGGGGCGAGCTCAAGGCCGACGACGCCTCCCCCGACCTGCGACACGTCCTGGCCGCCTGCGCCGACCTGTGGCGCGACACCGACGGCTGGTTCGACGCGTACGCCGCCGGGCCGCTCGACCCGTCCGGCTACGTCAAGGGCTGGTCGATCGAGGTGGCCTCGGCCCGGCTGGCCGAGGCGGGCAGTGTCAACCACTGCCTCAACGCGGGCGGCGACATCCGGATGCGCGGCCACAAGGCGGACGGCCGACCCTGGCGGGTCGGCGTCCGGCACCCCTGGCAGGCGGACAAGCTGAGCTGGGTGCTGGAGCTGACGGACGGGGCGGTGGCCACCTCCGGCACGTACGAGCGGGGTGCGCACGTGTTCAACCCGCGTACCCGGCAGGCCGCGCAGGGGCTGCGGTCAGTGACCGTGACCGGCGCCGACCTGGCCCTGGCCGACGCGTACGCCACCGCCGCGCTCGCCATGGGCGAGCCCGGCATCGGCTGGCTCGGCAAACTCGCCGCCGACGGGTACGAGTCCGCCGCGGTCACCGACGACGGCCGCGCCTTCCGCACCGCCGGCCTGCCCGCCGTCGACGACGCGTAGGCGATCTCCCGTCCATCGCCCGGGCCGCCCTCGCCCGTGGTGGTCAGAAGTCTGCGAACACGTAGGGCATCGTGCGCGGGAACAGCGCCCGCAGCGGCGCCACCGCCTCCCGATCCACCTGACCGAACCCACGGACCACTACGTCGACCGGATCCAGTACCCCGTATGCGAGGCCGGACAGGCCCGCGCAGTTCAGCGTTGCCTGAGCGCCGCCGCCGGGGTCTCGTTCCACCGTGAGGCGCCCGGCGACGCCCGCCAGCCGGTAGCTCCCGCCGATCAGGTCGTCGTCGACGACCGTCACGGTGACCCCGGCAGCCTCCCCCACCGCCGCGCCCGACAGGGCCTCCACCGACAACAGCCGGGCCATCGGGGAGTTCGCGGTCGGGTACGCCACCCGGCCCTCGGTCGTCGCGATCAGGTCGGTGCCCCACAGCTCCGGCACCTCATCCGTGTCCACGAACACGGCGACACGGGCAACCTGATCCACATGGCGGGCGAAGAACTGCAGCAGCAGGGCCCGGCTCAGCGGGCCGGTGGTAAGCAGGTGATCAGCGATCAGGTCCCCGCCGTACTGGTCCACCCGATACGTCACCGCGCCCACCACCTCCCCGTCCACCCGGGCGAGCGCGACCCACCGTGGCGGGCTGTCGCGGAACTCCGCCGTACGGATCTCGTCGAACACGCTGAAGCCGTGCCGCTCCCCCAGCAGGCGCAGAGTGAACGCCCGGTAGTCGTCGAAGCCGTCGCGCAGCCGTCGCCACTCGACCGTGCCCGGCAGCTCGGCGCGCTGCAGGTGCCCCAAGCCCTCCGGCGCGAACGTGGCCGTGCGCCACCTGGGCAGTCCCACGAACCCGAAGCGCTCGTAGAACGAAGGGCGGAACGGGTACAACGCGCTCACCGTGCACCCCTGGTCGCGCATCTGGCGCAGGAGGCGCTCCAGCAGCATGCGTACCAGACCACGGCGCCGGGCGGCGGGATGGGAGGCCACCGACGCGACCCCGGCCATGTCGTGCACCACGCCGCGTACGTTCTGCCGCATCGGGAAGGCGGTCGCGCCGGCGAGGGTCTCCCCCTCCTCCTGCGCGATCAGGCTGACCGCGGAGCGGTAGAACCGCATGCGCCGCGCGTACGTTTCGGTGTCCTCGTCCGATCCCGGGGACGGCTGGAAGGCGTACGCCTGCAGCGGCCGCATGGTGTGGGTCCGCTCCTCGGCGCTGATCTGCCGGATCTCCATGCCACCATCCAACTCCATCTCCCGGCCGCCCAGGTCAGGGCGTTGCCGATGCAGGCCGCGACGCGCCGGGGGACCCCGGTTTGGCAACCCCTGGGGCAACCGGCTAAAGTTCCTATCCGTCACCGGGGAACACCACCGGAGCGACAAGCGGACGTAGCGCAGCTGGTAGCGCATCACCTTGCCAAGGTGAGGGTCGCGGGTTCGAATCCCGTCGTCCGCTCGGAGAGGCTTCCACAGGTAACGTGCGGGGCCCACTCGGTGGAGTGGCCGAGAGGCGAGGCAACGGCCTGCAAAGCCGTGTACACGGGTTCAAATCCCGTCTCCACCTCGGCGAGGTATGACCGAGGGCGATTGGCGCAGCGGGAGCGCGCTTCCTTGACACGGAAGAGGTCACTGGTTCGATCCCAGTATCGCCCACCAGCTCAGAGGCCATGTTCAATCGATGAACATGGCCTCTTTCGTGCCAGTACAGCACCAAAGTACAGCAGCGGTCACCCATCGAGGCTCTCCCCCAGCTTCTTGAGCGCTTCCCGCGTCGATCTCGATGACACCTGCGTGTAGATCTCCATCGTGATCGAGAACCGGGCGTGCCGCAGGATCGTCATCGCCACCCGGGGGTGCACGTCGAGATCCGCGAGCAGTGATCCACAGGTACGCCGGGCGTCGTGCACGGTGATCTTCCGGATGCCCGCCTTGCGGCACCGGGCGTCCCAGGAGCGATTGAAGTTGCGCGGGTCGACCGGTGTGCCGAACGCCGAGCAGAACACCAGCCCGGTGTGCTGCCATGCCGACCCAGCGGCCGGGCGGGCCTGGTCGGCGTCGGCCAGGCGCTGCCGCAGGGCGGTGACGCAGATGGCCGGTAGGGGCAGGCTGGCGTCCGAGGCGCGGGTCTTGGTCTCGCGGTGCAGCAGTTGCCGGGCTACCCGTTGGAGTTGCCGGCCGATGGTCAGCTCGGCGCCGTCGAGGTCGACGTCCTCGCGGGTCAGCCCCAGCACCTCGCCC
Protein-coding regions in this window:
- a CDS encoding GNAT family N-acetyltransferase, with protein sequence MEIRQISAEERTHTMRPLQAYAFQPSPGSDEDTETYARRMRFYRSAVSLIAQEEGETLAGATAFPMRQNVRGVVHDMAGVASVASHPAARRRGLVRMLLERLLRQMRDQGCTVSALYPFRPSFYERFGFVGLPRWRTATFAPEGLGHLQRAELPGTVEWRRLRDGFDDYRAFTLRLLGERHGFSVFDEIRTAEFRDSPPRWVALARVDGEVVGAVTYRVDQYGGDLIADHLLTTGPLSRALLLQFFARHVDQVARVAVFVDTDEVPELWGTDLIATTEGRVAYPTANSPMARLLSVEALSGAAVGEAAGVTVTVVDDDLIGGSYRLAGVAGRLTVERDPGGGAQATLNCAGLSGLAYGVLDPVDVVVRGFGQVDREAVAPLRALFPRTMPYVFADF
- a CDS encoding phosphatidylinositol-specific phospholipase C yields the protein MKRALAVFTLITTLVAAPHPAAAATVAADASYRTLSTAHHPDWMRAVPDATGLAALSLPGTHDTMAIHGGGPTQTQEDFGDSGGTLTAQLAAGIRMIDIRARVNGGNTFTIHHGAVYQHANFDDVLDKLAAFLGAHPSETVVMRLKQECTGELGSCTDAPGQLSFPDIFDLYAAKRPALFWQPSIQRGTAAATPTLGAIRGKLVLAVLHGAFGGPIEHYGLIQFLDWNGTSTYVQDNYNVPNIGAIATKRDQVRRFLDATDAGDPTKMYVNFTSGASAFVQPQWCAGGALWVPGVNPFLLDYLNQGHVTHRTGMVVMDFPGGGLIDRLIRFNPGFSASA
- a CDS encoding FMN-binding protein, with the protein product MRRSTAAAVGTLTGAALIIGVRLSVSAPVVTAAPPAVDVANNDLGAEPEPSKSSGKKKEKEEGDDNSGTAGGESGLTDGTYKGKAVRNPYGTVQVSIRVTDGKISKTAVTYPTTGESATINPGAVAQLKEQTLQAQSADIDSVSGATITSKSYVESLQAALDEANA
- the cobM gene encoding precorrin-4 C(11)-methyltransferase — encoded protein: MTVHFIGAGPGAADLITVRGQRLIAAAPVCLYAGSLVPAELLASCPPGAELVDTARLSLDEIVALMVAAHADGHDVARLHSGDPSVFSAVAEQMRRLDAAGVPYDVTPGVPAFAAAAASLGREFTVPEVAQTVILTRTAERATAMPPGEDLTTLGASRATMVLHLAVQRIDAVVAELTGSYGADCPVAVVARASRPDELIVRGTLADIAGRVAEAGIRRTAVIVVGAALTASQFPDSHLYSADRCRT
- a CDS encoding ferredoxin reductase family protein, coding for MARVQGDVAGRQGPGAFQTFEDQRNRRPEPVATARFLARTQPRQEYARGDIIVEAPTDPSGWRGTESGPAVPVDDRPPAESVSGNRLLTIILFFAGLGTSVALWVFNTQPGAINDTATLLTAVGRVTGLIGGYLLFVQLLMMSRVSWLEEWVGARDLLRWHRWLGTSLVVAVLAHIVFIVFGYAKAAQADVVKQGIDIITTLPDMISATVATVLLVVISLLSIRAARTKLPYELWHLTHLAAYLVLLLGYGHQVATGADLSGQYAKIFWPGLGALVIAALIWGRLVEPVWLNVRHRFAVAEVVPEGANTFSIYIDGNNLDRLPAQAGQFMRWRFLTRNGWWQSHPFSLSAAPNSDWLRLTVTVAGGHTARLGDLEPGTPVWAEGPFGTFTAQHRTRRRALLIAGGSGIAPIRALLEDMPPDTIVIYRASRPDELVFREELEDLAERRDAWVRYIVGSRSDAGPRRLFTPEGMLGLVPDVNRRDVYLCGPPGLVSAAVSTLRELDVPDSQMHLDPFEF
- a CDS encoding cobalt-precorrin-6A reductase, which produces MLILGGTSEGRALAAACAGVAGLHVTSSLAGRTSAPLLPAGELRVGGFGGVDGLTSYLRSERIGAVVDATHPFAATMSAHATVAAARAGVPLLVLRRPGFVARPGDDWHRVPSLAAAAELVPALGQRVFLTTGRQSIAAFAGVGGRWFLSRSVEPPRPPVPPRLEVVLDRGPFTVEGERALLDRYRIDVLVTKDSGGPAPKLDAARERGIPVVMIDRPPPPGHGPPLPSGPTSTNPVVATETVATIPAALAWLTARVAN
- the cbiE gene encoding precorrin-6y C5,15-methyltransferase (decarboxylating) subunit CbiE; this encodes MTAEPHPLTVVGIGADGWDGLTGPARAALTGADVVFGGDRQLALLPPAVAARRVPWPSPLLPALPGLLDDHRGQAVSVLASGDPMWHGIGATLVRLAGPDAVRVLPHPSSASLAAARLGWPLADTDVLSLVTAPVEELHPLVHPGRRILVLSRDGATPARVAALLTARGYGDSPLTVLSQLGGPTEHAVTGTAADWAHPDTDPLNVIAVDCRGPGRPVPCVPGLPDELYDTDGQLTKREVRAVTLAALGPQPGELLWDVGAGSGSIGIEWMRTHRSCRAVAVESAAERAARVRANAAALGVPALRVVHGRAPDALAGLDAPDAVFIGGGLTRDGVLDTCLSALRGGGRLVANAVTVESEAVLAAWHTRLGGELSRIAVSRGAPVGGFTGWRAMMPVTIWSVTKP
- a CDS encoding FAD:protein FMN transferase — its product is MGTVVSIELADQLPADRLTALIGDACDWLHEVDRRFTTYADDSEVMRLRRGELKADDASPDLRHVLAACADLWRDTDGWFDAYAAGPLDPSGYVKGWSIEVASARLAEAGSVNHCLNAGGDIRMRGHKADGRPWRVGVRHPWQADKLSWVLELTDGAVATSGTYERGAHVFNPRTRQAAQGLRSVTVTGADLALADAYATAALAMGEPGIGWLGKLAADGYESAAVTDDGRAFRTAGLPAVDDA